Proteins co-encoded in one Balneolaceae bacterium genomic window:
- the pdxA gene encoding 4-hydroxythreonine-4-phosphate dehydrogenase PdxA has product MIPTIAISMGDPNGIGPEVTLKSLQRTDLGNSIPVWIGSQNVFEYYSDKFDIQLPIKNFQKSDTLESGSVYLFDIFENSDFEITSGKISKKAGSLAMQAVEKGIELCMNGQANALTTASISKEAIHMAGYKVPGHTEFLAEKTGTDDVVMVLASDDLRVALATIHIPLKDVNRSIQKKKLKTNLQILYKSLREDFGIENPKIGVLGLNPHAGDGGVIGTEEIERITPALDELSDEEILVDGPFAADGYFGSQLYKIYDATFAMYHDQGLIPFKALTFGEGVNFTAGLPIIRTSPDHGTAFDIAGKNIADEQSFQSAYDLAVTMAQNRIRKS; this is encoded by the coding sequence ATGATACCAACAATAGCAATTAGTATGGGAGATCCCAACGGAATTGGGCCTGAAGTGACACTGAAATCTCTTCAGAGAACTGATCTCGGTAATTCAATCCCAGTGTGGATTGGCAGTCAAAATGTGTTTGAATACTATTCAGATAAATTTGATATCCAACTCCCCATAAAAAACTTTCAAAAGAGTGATACATTAGAATCCGGGTCCGTCTATCTGTTTGATATTTTTGAAAACTCCGATTTTGAAATCACATCCGGTAAGATTTCAAAAAAAGCGGGTAGTTTGGCGATGCAAGCTGTGGAAAAGGGAATTGAGCTATGCATGAATGGACAAGCGAATGCGCTCACAACCGCCTCCATATCAAAAGAAGCTATTCATATGGCGGGTTATAAGGTTCCTGGCCACACTGAATTTCTTGCAGAAAAAACCGGAACAGATGATGTTGTAATGGTACTGGCCAGTGATGATCTTCGGGTGGCTCTTGCAACAATTCACATTCCGCTGAAAGATGTCAACAGATCCATCCAGAAAAAGAAACTCAAAACGAATCTTCAAATTTTGTATAAAAGTTTACGTGAGGATTTTGGAATTGAAAATCCAAAAATTGGTGTACTGGGGTTGAACCCGCATGCCGGAGACGGCGGAGTTATTGGAACCGAGGAGATTGAACGAATCACTCCCGCCCTTGATGAACTTTCTGATGAAGAAATTTTAGTTGATGGCCCGTTTGCTGCGGATGGCTATTTCGGGAGTCAGCTCTATAAAATTTATGATGCCACTTTTGCTATGTACCACGACCAGGGATTGATTCCTTTTAAAGCACTCACGTTTGGTGAAGGTGTCAATTTTACTGCGGGCTTACCGATCATTCGTACATCACCCGATCACGGAACCGCCTTTGATATTGCCGGAAAAAATATTGCCGATGAGCAGTCGTTTCAATCAGCGTATGATTTGGCTGTTACAATGGCACAAAACCGAATTCGTAAATCGTAA
- a CDS encoding class I SAM-dependent methyltransferase yields the protein MDLTLQEKPTYSVLADIYDTVMSDVDYETWADYIDEIILMHQPTARSILELACGTGTIALSLEELDCYKITATDGSEDMIRIAKRKAATVNSEIDFHTMNFLDLSFDESFDVIYMVFDSLNYLHTKDDIIQLHDEVKNILNPGGIFVYDFTTPRNSRKAIRFLDNESKDINGEYRYHRKSSFNAKERIHTNRFYIEKIDGSSGDIIEKFKEQHQQKIYTLNELKSVIKETDFEIIQAYDGFELKPAHPKSLRITMVLK from the coding sequence ATGGATCTAACATTGCAAGAAAAACCGACCTACTCCGTACTTGCCGATATTTATGATACTGTTATGTCGGATGTGGACTATGAAACCTGGGCTGATTATATCGATGAAATCATCCTGATGCATCAACCCACAGCCCGCTCAATTCTTGAACTGGCCTGCGGAACCGGCACGATTGCACTCTCACTCGAAGAACTGGATTGCTATAAAATAACAGCAACGGATGGATCGGAGGATATGATCAGAATTGCAAAGCGGAAAGCAGCTACTGTGAATTCCGAGATTGATTTTCATACAATGAATTTCCTTGATCTCTCTTTTGATGAATCGTTCGATGTGATCTACATGGTATTCGACAGCCTCAACTATCTTCACACGAAAGATGATATCATTCAGCTTCACGATGAGGTGAAAAATATTTTAAATCCCGGGGGTATTTTTGTGTATGATTTTACCACTCCCAGAAATTCACGCAAGGCCATTCGCTTTCTGGACAATGAATCCAAAGATATTAACGGAGAATATCGATATCACAGGAAGAGTTCATTTAATGCTAAAGAAAGGATTCATACGAACCGGTTCTATATCGAAAAAATTGACGGATCCAGCGGCGATATTATTGAAAAATTTAAGGAACAGCATCAACAAAAAATTTATACACTTAACGAGTTAAAGTCTGTTATTAAGGAAACTGATTTTGAGATTATTCAGGCGTACGATGGATTTGAGTTGAAACCGGCTCATCCAAAAAGCCTTAGAATTACAATGGTATTAAAATGA
- the ftsE gene encoding cell division ATP-binding protein FtsE → MSGNEVIQMMNVSVAYNGTTVLGDIDFSLDVGEFCYVIGKTGAGKSSFLKLIYKDVNPVKGLVKVADFDLSNLPDKKVPYLRRRIGVVFQDFQLLPDRNVFENVAFALRVTGQNKRFIKQRVIEVLGLVGLSHKRKAMPNDLSGGEKQRVVIARALANEPRLLLADEPTGNLDPEASASIMELLHQINNRGMSVLMVTHDYDVIRKFPNRTVQIENGDLQDINVL, encoded by the coding sequence ATGAGCGGCAACGAAGTTATACAGATGATGAATGTATCGGTGGCCTACAACGGCACAACGGTACTTGGCGATATCGATTTCTCACTTGATGTTGGTGAGTTTTGTTATGTGATAGGAAAAACAGGAGCGGGAAAAAGTTCGTTTTTGAAACTGATATATAAAGATGTAAATCCTGTAAAAGGATTGGTTAAAGTAGCCGATTTTGATCTGTCAAATCTCCCGGACAAAAAAGTCCCCTATCTACGGAGAAGAATTGGAGTAGTATTCCAGGATTTCCAACTGCTGCCAGACCGAAATGTATTTGAGAATGTTGCATTTGCACTTCGGGTCACCGGCCAAAATAAACGGTTCATCAAACAACGAGTAATTGAAGTTTTGGGTTTAGTTGGGTTAAGTCATAAAAGAAAAGCGATGCCCAACGATCTTTCCGGCGGTGAAAAACAACGAGTTGTAATAGCAAGAGCGCTGGCAAATGAACCACGTCTTTTATTGGCCGACGAACCCACCGGGAATCTCGATCCCGAAGCCAGTGCTTCCATCATGGAGCTGCTTCATCAAATCAACAATCGCGGAATGAGTGTTTTGATGGTAACCCACGACTATGACGTAATTCGAAAATTCCCGAACCGTACCGTACAAATTGAAAATGGTGATTTACAGGATATTAACGTTCTGTAA
- a CDS encoding type II toxin-antitoxin system VapC family toxin: MILLDTHIWLWWLLGDGNLSPQEREALDNKASVKELCISWVTIWETEMLERKQRITLQPNFQTWIYQATNSSFMTILPVDVEVVLTQRNLPKSFHADPADRLITATSILSKYPLATHDGRILQSEACEIWAV, encoded by the coding sequence TTGATATTACTGGATACACATATCTGGCTTTGGTGGTTATTAGGGGATGGAAATTTATCCCCACAAGAAAGAGAGGCACTTGATAACAAAGCATCTGTCAAAGAACTTTGCATCTCATGGGTTACCATTTGGGAGACGGAAATGCTGGAGAGAAAACAACGAATTACACTTCAACCAAACTTTCAGACCTGGATTTATCAAGCAACGAATTCTTCATTTATGACAATTCTTCCCGTTGATGTTGAAGTTGTACTCACTCAGCGAAACTTACCGAAATCATTCCATGCCGATCCAGCTGACAGGCTCATCACTGCAACCTCCATCCTCTCGAAATACCCTCTTGCTACGCATGACGGGAGAATACTACAATCTGAAGCTTGTGAAATTTGGGCTGTTTAG
- a CDS encoding ATP-binding protein → MNSDAQKHKTVLSWSGGKDSAITLQRLLKGDQFSVDRLLVSVNESTNRVSMHGVRLELIERQAEILGIPITYLRLPENPSMNEYDSIMKEKMNILLNEGFTHCAFGDIFLEDLKEYREKQLDKIGIKPIFPIWGEDTNQLAKSFIEEGFKAVLVCVDKNKAVSEYAGELYSNEILKDIKDDTDPCGENGEFHTFVFDGPIFSEPVLFKKGEIEEKEYPSPEGKGTMVFRFCDLVLSEF, encoded by the coding sequence TTGAATTCAGACGCTCAAAAACACAAAACTGTCCTAAGCTGGAGTGGTGGCAAAGACAGTGCGATTACTCTTCAAAGATTGCTGAAAGGTGATCAGTTTTCTGTAGATCGACTGCTGGTTTCTGTGAATGAATCCACCAATCGTGTGTCGATGCATGGAGTTCGCTTGGAATTGATTGAGAGGCAAGCTGAGATTCTCGGTATTCCAATTACATACTTGAGGCTTCCTGAAAATCCATCGATGAATGAGTACGATTCTATCATGAAAGAGAAGATGAATATCTTGTTAAATGAAGGATTCACTCACTGTGCCTTTGGAGATATTTTTCTTGAGGATTTGAAAGAATACAGGGAGAAACAGCTCGATAAAATCGGAATAAAACCAATTTTTCCGATCTGGGGTGAGGATACCAATCAGCTTGCAAAATCATTTATTGAAGAAGGATTTAAAGCTGTTTTAGTCTGTGTTGATAAAAATAAGGCGGTTTCTGAATATGCCGGAGAGTTGTATTCAAATGAGATATTAAAGGATATTAAGGATGATACTGATCCCTGTGGAGAGAATGGCGAGTTTCATACGTTCGTGTTTGACGGTCCTATTTTTTCTGAACCGGTTCTGTTTAAAAAAGGAGAGATCGAAGAGAAAGAATATCCATCACCCGAAGGAAAAGGGACGATGGTTTTTCGGTTTTGTGATTTGGTTCTGAGTGAATTCTAA
- a CDS encoding TonB-dependent receptor, which produces MSKQFIILIVGAFLCASSLQAQTTSQPADTTLQFDEIVVQASKLSVSARETSRPVLIINRKEIEQSSGINVAQLLHQHSGIRVNNSMGSPANNQDLFLQGASSSYTLILLDGIAVNDPSGIGGAIDLRLLPLHNVERIEVLKGNQSTLYGSDALAGVINIITKEKARGTFQPNGTIEYGAYNSFRGSADVSGSVQDRLNYSIGYSRKSSDGISAATTPEGSESFENDGYQKDSFYGNISVRPVKEITIKPFLKYSVFEGDYDADAFTDAPNTFYTNMWNPGVQVLAEMGDFQLNSAYQFTKTEREFLSEFGETLLEGSFHNFDTFLNYELNQSVNIMAGLNWQEGVLPADEENELSEVSASFTSPYSTLLFDAGNGLRAEAGFRMNIHSEYGTNSTYSFSPSYQISENLKLFGSFGTGFKAPTLDQLFGQFGANADLEPEESRSIQIGFESYLLNQNLKIESHFFDRKIDNLIAFGSAGYINRDREETRGVEIQINWFAGKSITLGSFYNYLDGKTITLDDSGNKQSSRGLIRLPKHNFGLNASYRISNSFMVKADGEFSTERTDLFFNPANNYAPEEVALDSYILANLYAEYEVFDQSLTVFGTVRNLFNSGFTEVYGYNTMGIHARAGVRFAL; this is translated from the coding sequence ATGAGCAAACAATTCATAATACTCATAGTCGGGGCTTTTTTGTGTGCCTCATCATTACAAGCACAAACCACTTCTCAACCTGCCGATACAACTCTTCAGTTCGACGAAATTGTTGTACAAGCTTCCAAACTCTCGGTGTCGGCCCGTGAAACATCACGCCCGGTTTTAATTATTAACAGAAAGGAAATCGAGCAGAGTTCCGGAATTAATGTAGCACAACTTTTACATCAGCACAGCGGAATTCGGGTAAACAATTCGATGGGATCACCCGCTAACAATCAAGACCTTTTCCTGCAGGGAGCCAGTTCATCTTACACACTGATTTTACTGGATGGTATTGCCGTAAACGATCCTTCCGGAATTGGCGGTGCCATTGACTTGCGGCTGCTGCCACTGCATAACGTGGAACGAATTGAAGTACTGAAAGGAAATCAATCTACCTTATATGGTTCAGATGCGCTTGCCGGTGTGATTAATATCATCACAAAGGAAAAAGCCAGGGGTACATTTCAACCAAACGGAACAATAGAATATGGTGCCTATAATTCGTTCAGAGGATCAGCGGATGTCAGTGGATCGGTTCAAGATCGGTTGAACTATTCAATCGGTTACAGCAGAAAGTCGAGTGATGGAATCAGTGCAGCTACTACCCCGGAAGGTTCAGAATCATTTGAAAATGACGGGTATCAAAAAGATTCATTTTATGGAAATATCTCCGTTCGGCCTGTGAAGGAAATCACCATCAAACCTTTTCTGAAGTACTCTGTTTTTGAAGGTGACTATGATGCTGACGCATTTACGGACGCACCAAACACATTTTATACGAATATGTGGAATCCGGGAGTACAGGTTTTAGCGGAGATGGGAGATTTTCAACTCAATTCTGCTTATCAGTTTACTAAAACGGAACGTGAATTTTTATCGGAATTTGGGGAGACGTTGTTAGAAGGCTCATTTCATAATTTTGATACATTTCTAAATTATGAGTTGAATCAGTCTGTAAATATCATGGCCGGTTTGAATTGGCAAGAAGGGGTACTACCGGCGGATGAAGAGAACGAACTTTCTGAAGTCTCTGCTTCATTTACAAGTCCTTACAGTACATTGTTGTTCGATGCCGGAAACGGACTTCGCGCAGAAGCGGGTTTTCGTATGAATATTCACTCTGAGTATGGCACGAATTCTACCTACAGTTTCTCGCCATCCTATCAAATATCGGAGAATCTTAAACTCTTTGGATCTTTTGGAACCGGGTTCAAAGCACCCACTTTAGACCAGCTTTTTGGCCAATTTGGTGCTAATGCGGATCTGGAACCAGAAGAGAGCAGAAGTATCCAGATAGGATTTGAGAGCTACCTGCTGAATCAAAATCTAAAAATTGAATCTCACTTTTTTGACCGTAAGATTGATAATCTGATCGCCTTCGGATCGGCCGGTTATATTAACCGAGACAGAGAAGAGACACGGGGAGTGGAAATTCAGATAAACTGGTTTGCTGGGAAGAGTATTACACTTGGAAGTTTCTACAATTACCTGGATGGTAAGACAATTACACTTGATGATTCCGGTAATAAACAGTCCTCGAGAGGATTGATACGGTTACCAAAACACAATTTCGGACTGAACGCTTCGTATCGAATTTCAAACAGTTTTATGGTGAAAGCAGACGGAGAATTTTCAACCGAACGAACCGATCTGTTCTTTAATCCTGCAAATAATTACGCTCCCGAAGAAGTGGCTTTGGATTCTTACATACTTGCTAATTTATACGCTGAATATGAAGTTTTCGATCAATCATTAACGGTATTCGGGACTGTTCGAAATCTGTTTAATTCTGGTTTCACTGAAGTGTACGGATACAACACGATGGGAATTCACGCAAGGGCAGGAGTTCGGTTTGCGTTGTAA
- a CDS encoding DUF4147 domain-containing protein — translation MNQKEQAVQFFKSILKNVNPREFLPDIVNWDPENRKLNIYDESFILDEDQKIYVIGTGKASPTMAIAMEKILGSDLEDGFIIAPPDTEAEPSKIEMMEGSHPLPDENSEKATERLISLIKEIPNDSIVINLLSGGTSALLCKPAEDLSIEGFQKTYKILLDSGADIHEVNTVRKALSEVKGGRLLSFFNDVLLIDLVISDVPNDDLASIGSGPTTPQEISYDKAFKVLKKYMIWNDLPHEVKNHLADKMDEESQKSGSFKTKDLPTHQTWIVSSASKVAQKTTSMLEEKGYQTTLINPAWTGLVDDFEDHIMDHLQNLLETESEKKAVVFYGESTVKVTGDGLGGRNQEIALRIARRLKDFDHQMLFLSAGTDGIDGPTDVAGAVVDQNTYEEAVSDGINPDDFIENNDSYHFFEKVGGHIKTGPTGNNVMDIQLVLIEE, via the coding sequence ATGAATCAAAAGGAACAGGCTGTTCAGTTTTTTAAATCAATCTTGAAAAATGTAAATCCGAGAGAGTTTCTCCCGGATATTGTTAATTGGGATCCTGAAAACAGAAAGCTCAACATTTATGATGAAAGTTTTATTCTTGATGAAGATCAAAAAATATATGTGATTGGCACCGGGAAAGCCTCTCCAACCATGGCCATCGCCATGGAAAAGATTTTGGGTTCGGATCTTGAAGATGGATTTATCATTGCCCCGCCTGATACTGAGGCTGAACCATCAAAAATTGAGATGATGGAGGGTTCTCACCCCCTGCCGGATGAGAATAGTGAAAAAGCCACAGAAAGATTAATCTCTTTGATCAAAGAGATTCCAAATGATTCGATTGTGATTAATCTTCTTTCAGGGGGAACATCGGCTTTGCTTTGTAAACCGGCTGAAGATTTAAGTATTGAAGGTTTTCAAAAAACGTATAAAATTCTGCTTGACTCTGGAGCAGACATCCATGAGGTGAATACCGTTCGAAAAGCTCTTTCTGAAGTGAAGGGCGGGCGATTACTTTCTTTTTTTAATGACGTCTTACTGATAGATCTGGTCATTTCGGATGTACCGAATGATGATCTTGCATCTATTGGAAGCGGGCCGACCACACCCCAGGAAATTTCTTACGACAAAGCGTTCAAGGTCCTCAAAAAATATATGATCTGGAATGATCTGCCCCATGAAGTGAAAAATCACTTGGCGGATAAAATGGATGAAGAGAGCCAAAAAAGCGGCTCATTTAAAACTAAAGATCTCCCAACCCATCAAACATGGATCGTTTCATCGGCTTCCAAAGTTGCTCAAAAAACAACCTCCATGCTCGAAGAAAAAGGTTATCAAACAACGTTGATTAATCCGGCATGGACTGGGTTGGTCGATGATTTTGAAGACCATATCATGGATCATCTTCAAAATTTATTAGAAACCGAATCAGAAAAGAAAGCAGTGGTTTTTTACGGTGAGAGCACTGTAAAAGTCACCGGAGATGGCCTCGGTGGCCGAAACCAGGAAATTGCCCTCCGGATAGCAAGGCGACTCAAAGATTTCGACCATCAGATGCTCTTCTTAAGCGCCGGAACGGATGGAATCGACGGGCCCACGGATGTAGCCGGTGCGGTGGTTGACCAAAATACATATGAAGAGGCTGTTTCAGACGGAATCAATCCCGATGATTTTATAGAGAATAATGACAGTTATCATTTCTTTGAGAAGGTTGGCGGACACATCAAAACCGGCCCAACGGGAAATAACGTGATGGATATTCAGCTCGTCTTGATTGAAGAATGA
- a CDS encoding PIN domain-containing protein has protein sequence MKILFDTNILLDVFLEREPFYDSSFTSVAIAERNVIEGWLSGTTVTTLYYLLQKGLSKKSADKHLKNILKVFHIAPVNRAVLEDAITGKFTDYEDSVLHQVAIHSGLDGILTRNQKDFKNCTLPVYSPQELLNSLDALS, from the coding sequence GTGAAAATACTGTTTGATACAAATATTTTGCTGGATGTATTTCTTGAAAGAGAACCTTTTTATGATTCTTCGTTTACATCAGTAGCAATTGCCGAAAGAAATGTTATTGAAGGATGGCTCAGTGGCACCACGGTTACTACTCTCTATTATTTACTTCAAAAGGGGCTATCCAAAAAATCAGCCGACAAGCATTTGAAAAATATTCTCAAAGTATTTCACATTGCACCAGTCAATAGGGCTGTACTGGAAGATGCAATTACCGGAAAATTTACAGACTATGAAGATTCGGTTCTTCACCAAGTGGCAATACACAGCGGTTTGGATGGAATATTGACTCGAAATCAGAAAGATTTCAAAAATTGTACCCTGCCGGTTTACAGTCCGCAAGAGTTATTGAATTCTTTGGATGCGCTGTCGTAA
- a CDS encoding DUF6364 family protein, with the protein MKNKLTLRLEKDLIKEAKKYANEKGTSVSQLVADYFAMIKSQKSTSKREKKISPISSSLSGILKKSDLNEDDYKTHLEEKYLK; encoded by the coding sequence ATGAAGAATAAACTCACATTACGGTTAGAGAAAGATCTCATCAAAGAGGCAAAAAAATATGCTAATGAGAAGGGGACCTCTGTTTCTCAGCTTGTGGCAGATTATTTTGCAATGATTAAGTCTCAAAAATCTACATCAAAAAGAGAAAAGAAAATCTCTCCAATTAGTTCTTCACTTTCCGGCATCTTGAAAAAGAGTGATCTGAATGAAGACGATTATAAAACTCATCTCGAAGAGAAATATTTGAAGTGA
- a CDS encoding UvrD-helicase domain-containing protein, producing MQKFTLQPESSKPTSPPDFLKDLNEQQRRAASHTHGPLLIVAGAGSGKTRVLTYRIAYLLQQHHALPNQILALTFTNKAAREMQERIQNLIGDKAKGLWMGTFHSIFSKILRFEAEKIGFSSNFSIYDTSDSQNAIKLILKELNYDPREIKPKTIHRKISDAKNQLILPGAYQSQFVHSTLDDITAKIYEIYQIRLKQANAMDFDDLLIRPVQLFQEHPDVLEKYQDRFKHILIDEYQDTNHAQYKVTKLLAQKYQNICVVGDDAQSIYSFRGADIANILNFKNDYEDAVEVPLEQNYRSTKYILQCADSIIKQNEQQIEKTLWTDNDEGDTVTLLKNFDERDEANRVVNHINNLKLRYGYQNNDFAILYRTNYQSRIFEESLRRKGITYQLVGGLSFYQRKEIKDVLSYLTLLVNPEDEQALLRIINEPSRGIGNKTMNDILKKARKEGRKIWNIIQNVEEADLYKPAKAKIGEFVEMINNLRKELESGASILDVTKKMLEQSGYMKALVEENSAKSLTRRDNVLELQNAIAYFQKNNSNPNLASFLQEISLITDTDKYDEDKPAVTLMTVHASKGLEFPAVFIVGLEENLFPMGPRDGEEANIEEERRLFYVAITRAEKHLFFSYSKMRYRYGEEQRQARSRFLDEVDPGIVRTESGSTIKQKNRDNSSSSKDSSSYDQKIEYDWKQPLHSKNSKSSTNDYQYEYDDDPFQTGTHVMHPTFGPGKIIRRSGTGKDSRVVVFFKNRGQKTLMLRAAKLQVLNQ from the coding sequence ATGCAAAAATTTACGCTACAGCCGGAGTCCTCAAAACCAACATCGCCGCCTGATTTTCTTAAAGATTTAAATGAACAACAGAGACGGGCAGCATCGCACACTCATGGTCCGCTGCTGATTGTGGCAGGTGCCGGAAGCGGAAAAACAAGAGTACTCACTTACCGGATTGCATACTTATTGCAACAGCACCATGCTCTGCCTAATCAAATCCTGGCACTTACCTTTACCAATAAGGCTGCACGTGAAATGCAGGAACGGATTCAGAATTTGATTGGCGATAAAGCGAAGGGCTTATGGATGGGAACCTTTCACTCCATCTTCTCTAAAATTCTCCGGTTTGAGGCGGAAAAAATCGGCTTTTCTTCCAACTTTTCAATCTATGATACGAGTGATTCACAGAATGCTATCAAACTGATTTTAAAAGAGTTAAATTATGATCCGAGAGAGATCAAACCAAAAACCATTCACCGGAAAATCAGTGATGCCAAAAATCAACTAATTCTACCGGGTGCTTATCAATCACAGTTTGTTCACAGTACCCTTGATGATATCACTGCTAAAATTTACGAGATCTATCAAATACGACTGAAACAAGCGAATGCAATGGATTTTGACGATCTGCTAATCCGTCCCGTACAACTTTTCCAGGAGCACCCGGATGTTTTAGAAAAATACCAGGATCGGTTTAAACATATTTTGATTGATGAATACCAGGATACGAATCATGCCCAGTATAAAGTCACGAAATTGCTGGCGCAGAAATATCAAAATATTTGCGTGGTGGGAGATGATGCACAAAGTATTTATTCCTTTCGCGGTGCGGATATTGCAAATATCCTGAATTTTAAAAATGACTATGAAGATGCCGTTGAAGTACCGCTTGAGCAGAATTACAGGTCAACTAAATATATTTTGCAATGTGCTGATTCCATCATCAAACAGAATGAACAACAGATTGAAAAAACACTCTGGACAGATAATGATGAAGGTGATACGGTAACTCTCCTAAAAAATTTCGATGAACGGGATGAAGCTAATAGAGTTGTAAATCATATCAACAACCTCAAGCTTCGTTATGGATACCAAAACAACGATTTTGCTATTCTGTATCGAACCAATTACCAAAGCAGGATTTTTGAAGAGTCTTTGAGGCGAAAGGGAATTACGTATCAGCTGGTGGGCGGCCTGTCATTCTATCAAAGAAAGGAGATTAAAGATGTTCTGTCTTATTTAACGCTGCTTGTAAATCCCGAGGATGAACAGGCTCTTTTACGCATCATCAATGAGCCAAGCCGTGGTATCGGGAATAAAACCATGAATGATATCCTGAAAAAAGCAAGAAAGGAAGGAAGAAAAATCTGGAATATCATTCAAAATGTTGAAGAAGCAGATCTCTATAAACCAGCAAAGGCCAAAATTGGTGAATTTGTTGAGATGATTAACAACCTCAGGAAAGAGCTTGAATCAGGTGCATCCATTTTAGATGTAACAAAGAAAATGCTCGAACAGAGCGGGTATATGAAAGCTTTGGTTGAAGAGAACAGTGCTAAATCTTTAACGCGTCGCGATAACGTTTTGGAACTCCAAAACGCAATTGCCTATTTCCAAAAAAATAACAGCAATCCAAATCTTGCGTCATTCCTCCAGGAGATCAGCCTTATTACGGATACAGATAAATATGATGAAGATAAACCTGCCGTCACACTGATGACAGTCCACGCCTCAAAGGGACTGGAATTTCCTGCTGTCTTTATTGTTGGACTCGAAGAAAACTTATTTCCAATGGGGCCACGTGATGGCGAAGAAGCAAACATCGAAGAGGAACGACGTCTATTTTATGTAGCAATCACACGAGCAGAAAAACACCTGTTTTTTAGTTACAGTAAAATGAGATATCGGTATGGAGAGGAACAGCGGCAAGCTCGGTCCCGGTTCCTTGATGAAGTTGACCCGGGAATTGTTCGAACGGAATCCGGCTCAACGATCAAGCAAAAGAATCGAGATAACTCCTCATCTTCGAAAGATTCGTCTTCTTACGACCAAAAAATTGAATATGACTGGAAGCAGCCGCTTCATTCAAAAAATTCTAAATCTTCAACCAATGATTACCAATATGAATACGATGATGATCCATTTCAGACGGGAACTCATGTAATGCATCCTACGTTTGGTCCCGGTAAAATTATTCGTCGCAGCGGAACAGGAAAAGACTCAAGAGTTGTTGTATTTTTCAAAAACAGGGGGCAAAAAACCCTGATGCTTCGCGCTGCTAAGTTACAAGTCCTCAATCAATAG